Proteins encoded in a region of the Streptomyces violaceoruber genome:
- a CDS encoding carbohydrate ABC transporter permease, giving the protein MTSPVATASDRSAPPPSDTSRPAPRLRTPRRRHSADRPRRSVLLTVLTSLVLLYSLVPLVWLAVSATKTQEGLSRSAGLWFDGDFALWDNITETFTYDDGVFTRWLLNTLLYVGLGAGGATFLAVLGGYALAKFDFPGRRSVFAVVIGAVAVPGTALAVPTFLMFSKMGLTNTPWAVIIPSLISPFGLYLMWVFATEAIPTELMEAARIDGAGELRTFFRVALPLLAPGIVTVLLFTMVATWNNYFLPLVMLKDPDWYPLTLGLNSWNQQAATAGGEAVFNLVVTGSLITILPLIAAFLLLQKYWQSGLAAGSVKE; this is encoded by the coding sequence ATGACCAGCCCCGTCGCCACCGCCTCGGACCGTTCCGCGCCCCCGCCGTCCGACACCTCCCGCCCCGCCCCGCGGCTGCGTACGCCCCGGCGCCGGCACTCAGCCGACCGGCCCCGGCGCAGCGTGCTGCTGACCGTGCTCACCTCGCTCGTCCTGCTGTACAGCCTGGTTCCGCTGGTCTGGCTGGCCGTCAGCGCCACCAAGACGCAGGAGGGGCTGTCCCGTTCCGCCGGTCTCTGGTTCGACGGCGACTTCGCGCTGTGGGACAACATCACCGAGACGTTCACCTACGACGACGGCGTCTTCACCCGCTGGCTGCTCAACACCCTGCTGTACGTGGGGCTGGGCGCGGGCGGCGCCACCTTCCTCGCCGTGCTCGGCGGTTACGCGCTGGCCAAGTTCGACTTCCCGGGCCGGCGGTCCGTCTTCGCCGTCGTCATCGGCGCGGTGGCCGTGCCGGGGACGGCGCTGGCCGTGCCGACCTTCCTGATGTTCAGCAAGATGGGCCTCACCAACACCCCCTGGGCGGTGATCATCCCGTCCCTGATCTCGCCGTTCGGCCTCTATCTGATGTGGGTGTTCGCGACCGAGGCCATCCCGACCGAGCTGATGGAGGCCGCCCGCATCGACGGTGCGGGCGAGCTGCGCACCTTCTTCCGGGTCGCGCTGCCGCTGCTGGCGCCCGGCATCGTCACCGTCCTGCTGTTCACCATGGTCGCGACCTGGAACAACTACTTCCTGCCGCTGGTCATGCTCAAGGACCCCGACTGGTACCCGCTGACCCTCGGGCTCAACAGCTGGAACCAGCAGGCCGCGACCGCGGGCGGCGAGGCCGTCTTCAACCTCGTCGTCACCGGGTCGCTCATCACCATCCTGCCGCTGATCGCCGCGTTCCTGCTGCTCCAGAAGTACTGGCAGTCCGGTCTCGCCGCCGGAAGCGTCAAGGAGTAG
- a CDS encoding sugar O-acetyltransferase, with amino-acid sequence MTTDPREREVRRRMAARELYSDGAPGLAALAEERLRGKELADAYNRTGARDEEGRRALLKEMLAALGTGVWIEPPLHVAYGNRVHLGDDVYANFGLTLVDDVEVFVGDRVMFAPHVTVSTTGHPVHPDLRRDGTQFSAPVRIEDDVWIGAGALIMPGVTVGRGSVVGAGSVVTAHVPPMTVVAGTPARVLREITDADREWSYRPPRTLGPGPGPG; translated from the coding sequence ATGACCACCGACCCCCGTGAACGCGAGGTCCGCCGCAGGATGGCGGCCCGTGAGCTGTACTCGGACGGCGCCCCGGGGCTGGCGGCCCTGGCGGAGGAGCGGCTGCGCGGCAAGGAGCTGGCCGACGCCTACAACCGGACCGGCGCACGGGACGAGGAGGGCCGCCGGGCGCTCCTGAAGGAGATGCTCGCCGCACTCGGCACGGGGGTGTGGATCGAGCCGCCGCTGCACGTGGCCTACGGCAACCGGGTGCACCTGGGCGACGACGTGTACGCCAACTTCGGCCTCACCCTCGTCGACGACGTCGAGGTCTTCGTCGGCGACCGGGTGATGTTCGCCCCGCACGTGACGGTCAGCACCACCGGGCATCCGGTCCACCCGGACCTGCGCAGGGACGGCACCCAGTTCTCGGCGCCGGTGCGCATCGAGGACGACGTGTGGATCGGGGCCGGCGCCCTGATCATGCCCGGGGTGACCGTCGGCCGGGGTTCGGTGGTCGGCGCGGGCAGTGTGGTGACGGCCCACGTGCCGCCGATGACGGTCGTGGCCGGGACGCCGGCGCGGGTGCTGCGCGAGATCACCGACGCCGACCGCGAGTGGAGCTACCGTCCGCCCCGCACTCTGGGGCCCGGGCCGGGGCCGGGGTGA
- a CDS encoding ABC transporter substrate-binding protein yields MPTHLTKHSRRLLRGTVLVCALALGATACGDSDDGGSGQKAVSEADIQAALKEGGTITVWAWEPTLKQVATDFEKEHPGVKVDLVNAGTNKDQYTALQNAISAKKGVPDVAQIEYYAMGQYALTKQLTDLKSFGADKLSAQFSPGPWNGVKAGSDGVYALPMDSGPMALFYNKKVFDKYDIKVPTTWAEYLDAARDLHKADPKAYITADNGDAGFATSMLWQAGSRPYTVDGTKVKIDFSDQGAKTFTGTWQQLIDEKLLASVPAWTDEWYKGLGDGSIATLATGAWMPANLESGAKSASGDWRVAPMPQWKAGDKVSAENGGSALALPELGKNEALAYAFVEYANAGDGVQTRLKNGAFPATTADLQSTRFQDTAFPYFGGQKANKIFAESAADVPDDWSYLPYQVYANSVFNDTVGKAYVSGTTLAEGLESWQEASVKYGEEQGFTVEK; encoded by the coding sequence ATGCCCACACACCTGACCAAGCACTCGCGCCGCCTCCTGCGCGGCACGGTCCTCGTCTGCGCCCTCGCCCTGGGGGCGACCGCCTGCGGCGACTCCGACGACGGGGGGTCGGGCCAGAAGGCCGTCTCCGAGGCGGACATACAGGCGGCCCTCAAGGAGGGCGGCACCATCACGGTGTGGGCCTGGGAGCCCACGCTCAAGCAGGTGGCCACCGACTTCGAGAAGGAGCACCCGGGCGTCAAGGTCGACCTGGTCAACGCGGGGACCAACAAGGACCAGTACACGGCGCTGCAGAACGCCATCTCGGCGAAGAAGGGCGTCCCGGACGTCGCGCAGATCGAGTACTACGCGATGGGCCAGTACGCCCTGACCAAGCAGCTCACCGACCTCAAGTCCTTCGGCGCCGACAAGCTCTCCGCCCAGTTCTCCCCCGGCCCGTGGAACGGGGTGAAGGCCGGTTCGGACGGCGTCTACGCGCTGCCGATGGACTCCGGTCCGATGGCGCTGTTCTACAACAAGAAGGTCTTCGACAAGTACGACATCAAGGTGCCCACCACCTGGGCCGAGTACCTGGACGCCGCCCGCGACCTGCACAAGGCCGACCCGAAGGCGTACATCACCGCCGACAACGGCGACGCCGGATTCGCCACCAGCATGCTCTGGCAGGCCGGCTCGCGCCCCTACACGGTCGACGGCACCAAGGTGAAGATCGACTTCTCCGACCAGGGCGCCAAGACGTTCACCGGCACCTGGCAGCAGCTCATCGACGAGAAGCTGCTCGCCTCGGTCCCCGCCTGGACCGACGAGTGGTACAAGGGCCTCGGTGACGGCAGTATCGCGACGCTGGCGACCGGTGCCTGGATGCCCGCCAACCTGGAGTCCGGCGCGAAGTCCGCCTCCGGCGACTGGCGCGTCGCCCCGATGCCCCAGTGGAAGGCGGGCGACAAGGTCAGCGCCGAGAACGGCGGCAGCGCGCTCGCCCTCCCGGAACTGGGCAAGAACGAGGCGCTGGCCTACGCCTTCGTCGAGTACGCGAACGCGGGTGACGGCGTGCAGACCCGGCTGAAGAACGGTGCCTTCCCGGCGACCACCGCCGACCTCCAGTCCACCAGGTTCCAGGACACGGCGTTCCCGTACTTCGGCGGCCAGAAGGCCAACAAGATCTTCGCCGAGTCGGCCGCGGACGTCCCCGACGACTGGTCGTACCTGCCCTACCAGGTCTACGCGAACTCCGTCTTCAACGACACCGTCGGCAAGGCCTACGTCTCCGGCACCACGCTGGCCGAGGGCCTGGAGTCCTGGCAGGAGGCCTCGGTCAAGTACGGCGAGGAGCAGGGCTTCACCGTCGAGAAGTAG
- a CDS encoding carbohydrate ABC transporter permease produces MTTLQPPAAAEPRPAPPPVRRDRRSWTGWGFLGPFVAVFALVFLAPIAYSVYLSLFREQLIGGTTFVGLDNYAEALKDDRFWASLGRVSLFLAVQVPIMLGIALLVALALDSGRLYGRDFFRISIFLPYAVPAVVATLMWGFMYGTRFGLVGDINGALGVSLPDPLSPDLVLASIGNIVTWEFVGYNMLIFYSALRVVPHSLYEAAQIDGAGQIRVITAIKLPAIRGALVIATIFSIIGSFQLFNEPSILQPLARNAITTDYTPNYYTYALSFNGQQHNYSATVAIVMGLITMVVAYAVQLRGMRKGV; encoded by the coding sequence ATGACGACGCTGCAACCGCCGGCCGCCGCCGAGCCGCGGCCGGCCCCGCCCCCGGTGAGGCGGGACCGCCGCTCCTGGACGGGGTGGGGGTTCCTCGGCCCCTTCGTGGCCGTCTTCGCCCTGGTGTTCCTCGCGCCCATCGCGTACTCGGTCTACCTCAGTCTCTTCCGCGAACAGCTGATCGGCGGGACCACCTTCGTCGGCCTCGACAACTACGCCGAGGCGCTGAAGGACGACCGGTTCTGGGCCTCGCTCGGCCGGGTCTCGCTCTTCCTCGCCGTACAGGTGCCGATCATGCTCGGCATCGCGCTGCTCGTGGCCCTCGCGCTGGACAGCGGCCGCCTCTACGGCCGGGACTTCTTCCGCATCTCCATCTTCCTGCCGTACGCCGTGCCCGCCGTGGTGGCCACCCTGATGTGGGGCTTCATGTACGGCACCCGCTTCGGCCTGGTCGGGGACATCAACGGCGCGCTGGGCGTGTCGCTGCCCGACCCGCTCTCCCCCGACCTGGTGCTCGCCTCCATCGGCAACATCGTGACCTGGGAGTTCGTCGGCTACAACATGCTGATCTTCTACTCGGCACTGCGCGTCGTGCCGCACTCGCTGTACGAGGCGGCCCAGATCGACGGCGCCGGGCAGATCCGCGTGATCACCGCCATCAAGCTCCCGGCCATCCGCGGGGCCCTGGTGATCGCCACCATCTTCTCGATCATCGGCAGCTTCCAGCTCTTCAACGAGCCCAGCATCCTCCAGCCCCTGGCGCGCAACGCGATCACCACCGACTACACGCCGAACTACTACACGTACGCGCTGTCCTTCAACGGGCAGCAGCACAACTACTCCGCGACGGTCGCCATCGTCATGGGGCTGATCACCATGGTCGTCGCCTACGCCGTGCAGCTGCGCGGCATGCGCAAGGGAGTGTGA
- a CDS encoding glycoside hydrolase codes for MARRTRSRRLLGAAVLTALTTGAALLGVPAQAEPAAAPASVTVRPDPSYQQEEFEGWGTSLVWFANATGDYPPEIREKLARLLFGDDGLGLNIARYNIGGGNARDVKDYLRAGGAVEGWWQAPEGTTREDTDWWSADDPADWNEDADATQRWWVERIKDDIDHWETFSNSPPWFMTVSGYVSGGFDSSADQLKPESVDDFAAYVAGATRRLEKAEGIEVDTVDPFNEPNTPYWGTQLGADGEPVGGRQEGAHMGPELQRKVLRALAPALRKAKVKADVSAMDETNPGTFAKNWSAYSAADRALVGQMNVHTYGTGQRTTVRDLAKAADKPLWMSEVGGDWGDGQDFADMRPGLGLAQQIVDDLRELEPRAWVFWQPVEDYDNMKPGGESAKGGNWGSIQLPFDCTAQDTLETCPIRTNTKFDTARNFTHFIKPGDRLIQTDDTSSAAAVTRDGKGASVVHVNRGTEARTVTLDLSKFRDVSRRATVTPVVTSADGKLEKQSPIRVSDRTATFTVPAQSVTSFAIKGVSGVAKDAAGLRKGHTYTLTGVQSGKAVTVAADGTNLVLGTGTGTGTGTGTDASARQWRLSAVRHDGGVRDRYVFTRPEDGTRLAVRDDVPVAEPDTGRRDRAAEWLASSTGDGTWTLVNSGTGRLLEVGGQATHDGAAVTTWPPNSGANQRWTLTDVSAG; via the coding sequence ATGGCACGCCGTACCCGCAGCAGACGCCTCCTCGGCGCCGCGGTCCTGACCGCTCTGACCACCGGGGCCGCCCTGCTCGGCGTCCCCGCGCAGGCCGAACCGGCCGCCGCCCCCGCCTCCGTCACCGTGCGACCGGATCCCTCGTACCAGCAGGAGGAGTTCGAGGGCTGGGGCACCAGCCTGGTCTGGTTCGCCAACGCCACCGGCGACTACCCGCCCGAGATCCGCGAGAAGCTGGCCCGCCTGCTGTTCGGCGACGACGGCCTCGGTCTCAACATCGCCCGTTACAACATCGGCGGCGGCAACGCGCGGGACGTCAAGGACTACCTGCGGGCCGGCGGGGCGGTCGAGGGCTGGTGGCAGGCGCCCGAGGGCACCACGCGCGAGGACACCGACTGGTGGAGCGCCGACGACCCGGCCGACTGGAACGAGGACGCCGACGCCACCCAGCGCTGGTGGGTCGAGCGGATCAAGGACGACATCGACCACTGGGAGACGTTCAGCAACTCCCCGCCCTGGTTCATGACCGTCAGCGGTTACGTCTCCGGCGGCTTCGACTCCTCCGCCGACCAGCTGAAGCCCGAGTCGGTCGACGACTTCGCCGCCTACGTCGCCGGGGCGACCAGGCGGCTGGAGAAGGCCGAGGGCATCGAGGTCGACACCGTAGACCCCTTCAACGAGCCCAACACTCCTTACTGGGGTACACAACTCGGCGCGGACGGCGAACCCGTCGGCGGCCGGCAGGAGGGCGCCCACATGGGCCCCGAGCTGCAGCGCAAGGTGCTCCGGGCCCTCGCCCCCGCGCTGAGGAAGGCGAAGGTCAAGGCGGACGTCTCGGCCATGGACGAGACCAACCCGGGGACCTTCGCCAAGAACTGGAGCGCCTACTCCGCGGCCGACCGCGCCCTCGTCGGGCAGATGAACGTCCACACCTACGGCACCGGGCAGCGCACCACCGTGCGGGACCTCGCCAAGGCCGCGGACAAACCCCTGTGGATGAGCGAGGTGGGCGGCGACTGGGGCGACGGCCAGGACTTCGCGGACATGCGGCCCGGCCTCGGCCTCGCCCAGCAGATCGTCGACGACCTGCGGGAACTGGAGCCCCGCGCCTGGGTGTTCTGGCAGCCCGTCGAGGACTACGACAACATGAAGCCGGGCGGCGAGTCCGCGAAGGGCGGCAACTGGGGCAGCATCCAGCTCCCGTTCGACTGCACGGCCCAGGACACCCTGGAGACCTGCCCGATCCGGACCAACACCAAGTTCGACACCGCCCGCAACTTCACCCACTTCATCAAGCCCGGCGACCGGCTGATCCAGACGGACGACACCTCCAGCGCCGCCGCCGTCACCCGCGACGGCAAGGGCGCCTCGGTCGTCCACGTCAACCGCGGCACCGAGGCCCGCACGGTCACCCTCGACCTGTCCAAGTTCCGCGACGTGAGCCGCCGGGCCACTGTCACCCCGGTCGTGACCAGCGCCGACGGCAAGCTGGAGAAGCAGTCCCCGATCAGGGTGAGCGACCGCACGGCCACCTTCACCGTGCCCGCCCAGTCCGTCACCTCCTTCGCGATCAAGGGGGTCTCGGGCGTCGCGAAGGACGCCGCCGGGCTGCGCAAGGGCCACACCTACACGCTGACCGGCGTACAGAGCGGCAAGGCCGTCACCGTGGCCGCGGACGGCACGAACCTGGTCCTCGGCACCGGCACCGGCACCGGCACCGGCACCGGCACCGACGCGAGCGCCCGGCAGTGGCGGCTGAGCGCGGTGCGCCACGACGGCGGCGTGCGCGACCGCTACGTCTTCACCCGGCCCGAGGACGGCACGCGCCTCGCCGTGCGCGACGACGTCCCGGTGGCCGAGCCCGACACGGGCAGGCGGGACCGGGCCGCCGAGTGGCTCGCTTCAAGCACCGGCGACGGCACCTGGACCCTGGTCAACTCGGGCACCGGGCGCCTGCTCGAAGTGGGCGGCCAGGCGACCCACGACGGTGCCGCCGTCACGACCTGGCCGCCCAACTCCGGTGCCAACCAGCGCTGGACACTGACGGACGTGTCCGCCGGCTGA
- a CDS encoding beta-galactosidase: protein MISTLHSRLHRGADGAPAPRLAYGADYNPEQWPREVWEEDVRLMREAGVNIVSLGIFSWARIQPGPDTWDFAWLDEVMDLLHEHGVGVDLATATASPPPWLTTAHPEILPVTDRGETLWPGARQHWRPTSPVFREHALRLVRKLATRYADHPALVAWHVNNELGCHNVYDYSDDAARAFRDWLRARYGTTDALNHAWGTAFWSQRYGDWAEVLPPRLAASHPNPTQQLDFKRFSSDALKDHLRAERDLLRELTPDVPVTTNFMVMPGTKGMNYADWAGEVDFVANDHYVVPHPQARDELSFSANLTSGIAGGRPWFLMEHSTSAVNWQPVNLAKRPGEMARDSLTHVAHGADAVCFFQWRQSAAGAEKYHSAMVPHAGADSDLFRAVTALGDTLKTLAPVAGSEREPAEVGILFDWESRWASEQDSHPTSLLDYHQEALDWYSALLSLGVRADVVTTGADLSRHRVLIAPVLHLVPAELAKDLTRYAEQGGHLVTTYFSGIVDENDHVWLGGYPGALRDLLGIRVEEFGPLPAGQSVELDGAGSGDLWTDQITVTAPETEVLARYRTGTHAGHPAVTRRPAGRGSAAYVSTRLGADGLAALLPRLLEPAGVTSELPASVRGRVEATVRRGAGGRFLFLVNRTDEAVTVPGLTGDVLVGDTGDEGAVVLAGRGVAVLRTPTP, encoded by the coding sequence ATGATCTCCACCCTCCACTCCCGCCTGCACCGCGGGGCGGACGGTGCGCCCGCCCCGCGTCTCGCCTACGGCGCCGACTACAACCCCGAGCAGTGGCCCCGGGAGGTGTGGGAGGAGGACGTACGGCTGATGCGGGAGGCCGGGGTCAACATCGTGTCGCTCGGCATCTTCTCCTGGGCCCGCATCCAGCCGGGCCCGGACACCTGGGACTTCGCCTGGCTCGACGAGGTGATGGACCTGCTGCACGAGCACGGGGTCGGCGTCGACCTGGCGACGGCCACCGCGTCCCCGCCGCCCTGGCTGACCACCGCGCACCCGGAGATCCTCCCGGTCACCGACCGGGGCGAGACGCTGTGGCCGGGAGCACGTCAGCACTGGCGCCCGACCTCGCCCGTCTTCCGGGAGCACGCCCTGCGCCTGGTGCGGAAGCTGGCCACCCGCTACGCCGACCACCCGGCGCTCGTCGCCTGGCACGTCAACAACGAGCTGGGCTGCCACAACGTCTACGACTACTCCGACGACGCCGCCCGCGCCTTCCGGGACTGGCTGCGCGCGCGGTACGGCACCACGGACGCCCTCAACCACGCCTGGGGCACGGCGTTCTGGTCGCAGCGCTACGGCGACTGGGCGGAGGTCCTGCCGCCCAGGCTCGCCGCCTCGCACCCGAACCCGACCCAGCAGCTGGACTTCAAGCGCTTCTCCTCGGACGCGCTCAAGGACCACCTGCGCGCGGAGCGGGACCTGCTGCGGGAGCTGACGCCGGACGTCCCGGTCACCACCAACTTCATGGTGATGCCCGGCACCAAGGGCATGAACTACGCGGACTGGGCCGGCGAGGTCGACTTCGTCGCCAACGACCACTACGTCGTCCCGCACCCCCAGGCCCGCGACGAGCTGTCGTTCTCGGCGAACCTCACCAGCGGCATCGCGGGCGGCCGCCCGTGGTTCCTGATGGAGCACTCCACCAGCGCGGTGAACTGGCAGCCGGTCAACCTGGCCAAACGGCCGGGCGAGATGGCCCGGGACTCGCTGACGCACGTGGCGCACGGCGCCGACGCGGTCTGCTTCTTCCAGTGGCGCCAGTCGGCGGCCGGCGCCGAGAAGTACCACTCGGCGATGGTCCCGCACGCCGGTGCGGACAGCGACCTGTTCCGCGCGGTCACCGCGCTCGGCGACACCCTGAAGACGCTCGCGCCGGTCGCCGGGAGCGAGCGGGAGCCCGCCGAGGTCGGCATCCTCTTCGACTGGGAGTCCCGGTGGGCCAGCGAGCAGGACTCGCACCCCACCTCGCTGCTCGACTACCACCAGGAGGCGCTCGACTGGTACTCGGCGCTGCTCTCCCTGGGCGTGCGCGCCGACGTCGTCACCACCGGCGCCGACCTGAGCCGCCACCGGGTGCTGATCGCGCCGGTGCTGCACCTGGTCCCGGCCGAACTGGCCAAGGACCTCACGCGCTACGCCGAGCAGGGCGGGCACCTGGTCACCACGTACTTCTCGGGCATCGTGGACGAGAACGACCACGTCTGGCTGGGCGGCTATCCGGGCGCGCTGCGAGACCTGCTCGGCATCCGCGTCGAGGAGTTCGGTCCGCTGCCCGCCGGGCAGAGCGTGGAGCTGGACGGCGCGGGCAGCGGAGACCTGTGGACCGACCAGATCACCGTGACCGCGCCGGAGACCGAGGTCCTGGCGCGCTACCGCACCGGCACCCATGCGGGCCACCCCGCCGTCACCCGGCGTCCGGCGGGCCGCGGCTCGGCCGCCTACGTCTCCACCCGGCTCGGCGCCGACGGGCTCGCCGCCCTGCTGCCGAGGCTGCTGGAGCCGGCCGGGGTGACCAGCGAGCTGCCCGCCTCGGTGCGGGGCCGGGTCGAGGCCACCGTGCGCCGGGGCGCCGGGGGACGGTTCCTGTTCCTGGTCAACCGGACCGACGAGGCCGTGACCGTCCCCGGGCTCACCGGAGACGTCCTGGTGGGCGACACCGGTGACGAGGGCGCCGTCGTCCTGGCGGGCCGGGGGGTCGCCGTCCTGCGCACGCCCACCCCCTAG